A single region of the Pirellulaceae bacterium genome encodes:
- a CDS encoding TolC family protein, which translates to MDCFKRRLHFSIGLGFLGLTLALTGLLTGCQTTRSYLSFQRPSQPSNHGSVDDSSIKSTSPIKRLPTLPMTDLTAVALISHQETLPEGTPSRPNTIRSTSLNFPWENSDSPEEITALPRSISPIEDTHYPIDLANALGLGGASDLQIRLARERVIEAQAEFLAAKTAWLPSLRFAVGWNKHDGRLQETEGNILEVSRNSLFVGGGAGLGTAPLTGAASGPPRMIVNLSLSDAIFEPQVFNNLLAAQRANRSRVFNDSLSTIGLAYFNLLEAYGRLANAQVVLSANRTLLRLTTDFAQAGAGSEADASRAKAAFAMQERVVDEAKRQIAVASAELVRLIRLDASLKLAPAEEKVAVIELVDPTTPIEELIALGMSTRPELAQSNALIAATAGRVAQERWRPWLPNVMVGASGGSFGGGQATEFENQAGRSDIDLQAVWELENVGYGNRADRNRSRSQFRQAQIRFQLARDNVAAQIVTAASNVAGYREQVRIAMQGAQEAERSNRLNFERVKEAEGLPLELLQSITALQTSLDDYTNAVANHNRSQIELVRAIGQTPGAPPKPLNPSENRFSNTPADLSEAPLPPE; encoded by the coding sequence ATGGATTGTTTCAAACGGCGACTCCATTTTTCGATAGGCCTCGGTTTCCTCGGGTTAACTCTCGCACTTACTGGCCTTTTGACCGGATGCCAGACCACGCGCTCCTATCTTTCATTTCAGCGTCCTTCCCAGCCGTCCAATCACGGTTCTGTCGATGATTCATCGATCAAGTCAACATCACCGATCAAACGGCTACCGACACTTCCGATGACGGACCTGACGGCCGTCGCCCTGATTTCTCACCAGGAGACGCTTCCAGAAGGCACACCCTCCCGTCCAAACACAATAAGATCAACATCGCTAAATTTCCCTTGGGAGAATTCCGACTCCCCCGAGGAAATCACCGCTCTCCCTCGATCCATCTCGCCCATCGAAGACACGCACTATCCGATCGATCTCGCGAACGCATTGGGCCTTGGCGGCGCTTCTGATCTGCAAATCCGACTTGCGCGGGAACGCGTCATTGAAGCTCAGGCGGAATTTTTGGCTGCCAAAACAGCCTGGCTACCATCCTTACGATTCGCGGTTGGCTGGAACAAACATGATGGCCGCCTGCAAGAAACGGAAGGAAACATTCTGGAAGTGAGTCGAAACTCACTCTTTGTAGGTGGCGGAGCCGGCCTTGGTACAGCCCCGCTCACGGGTGCAGCAAGTGGTCCGCCCCGTATGATCGTCAATTTATCGCTATCCGATGCAATCTTTGAACCCCAGGTATTCAACAATTTATTGGCTGCCCAACGGGCTAACCGTAGTCGCGTCTTTAACGACTCGTTATCCACAATTGGCCTCGCCTATTTCAACTTGCTAGAAGCTTACGGAAGACTGGCGAATGCTCAGGTGGTCCTGTCGGCAAATCGGACCTTATTACGCCTCACAACAGATTTCGCACAAGCAGGTGCGGGCAGTGAAGCAGATGCAAGTCGGGCGAAAGCCGCCTTTGCGATGCAAGAACGAGTTGTGGATGAGGCAAAGCGTCAAATCGCCGTTGCCAGCGCAGAACTCGTGCGACTCATTCGCCTTGACGCGTCCTTGAAGCTCGCTCCTGCTGAAGAAAAAGTTGCCGTCATCGAACTCGTCGATCCAACGACTCCGATTGAAGAACTGATCGCCCTTGGGATGTCCACACGTCCCGAATTGGCGCAGTCAAACGCTTTAATTGCTGCCACGGCTGGACGTGTGGCTCAAGAACGTTGGCGACCTTGGTTACCCAACGTGATGGTTGGAGCCAGCGGGGGTTCATTCGGTGGAGGGCAGGCAACAGAATTCGAAAACCAAGCCGGTCGAAGCGACATCGACCTACAAGCTGTTTGGGAACTTGAAAACGTCGGTTACGGCAACAGGGCCGACCGAAACCGTAGCCGCAGTCAATTCCGTCAGGCTCAAATCCGTTTTCAGCTAGCCCGCGATAATGTGGCTGCACAAATTGTCACGGCCGCGAGCAATGTGGCCGGATATCGAGAACAAGTTCGCATCGCCATGCAAGGGGCGCAAGAAGCTGAACGCAGCAATCGACTCAATTTCGAACGTGTCAAAGAAGCAGAGGGGCTGCCATTGGAATTGCTACAGTCGATCACCGCTTTGCAAACATCGCTGGACGACTACACGAACGCCGTCGCAAATCACAATCGGAGCCAAATTGAACTGGTACGCGCCATCGGTCAAACGCCAGGGGCACCTCCCAAACCGTTGAACCCATCCGAAAATCGTTTTTCAAACACTCCGGCCGATCTCAGTGAAGCGCCACTACCGCCGGAATAA
- a CDS encoding efflux RND transporter periplasmic adaptor subunit produces MHKSLLLAILTALISINGHFSLADEQVTVPIHLRGFERAEIMSRVEGFVDEVLVDIGDSVKKNQVLVKLRVPELNAELTRRQKMVEKARADFASQQADVTAIQAKLLASEAVEKLKAKELARYQRLVGSGALRQDKLDEAEFAHSSAQAERNSIKADVQAATAHAQAAQAAVEVALAEERKAAVMVDYLDIKAPFAGEIMRRGIDRGDLVQTPSATMPPLLVLVRTDRLRGLMMVMADHANHIEVGQPVEIHNIRGLPDQSITCQVSRLARSLAEGAQMMQVEVDLDNTADHNGDRRLKPGDYGKAIVSIPEHQ; encoded by the coding sequence ATGCACAAGTCACTCCTACTGGCAATTCTTACTGCGCTGATCTCAATCAACGGCCACTTCAGCCTAGCGGACGAACAGGTTACCGTTCCCATTCATCTACGGGGATTTGAACGAGCCGAAATCATGTCCCGTGTGGAGGGATTTGTCGACGAGGTCTTGGTTGATATTGGAGATTCCGTCAAGAAAAACCAGGTTTTAGTGAAGCTGCGGGTACCCGAACTCAACGCAGAACTTACCCGGCGACAAAAAATGGTGGAAAAGGCTCGCGCCGACTTCGCCAGTCAACAAGCAGATGTCACGGCGATTCAAGCCAAATTGCTGGCAAGCGAAGCGGTGGAAAAACTCAAGGCCAAAGAATTAGCACGCTACCAACGGCTAGTTGGTTCGGGGGCTCTCCGGCAAGACAAACTGGATGAAGCAGAATTTGCCCATTCATCCGCCCAGGCTGAACGAAACAGCATCAAGGCCGACGTCCAAGCTGCAACCGCTCACGCCCAGGCTGCTCAAGCCGCCGTTGAGGTGGCTTTAGCAGAAGAGCGAAAGGCTGCGGTCATGGTCGATTACCTTGACATCAAGGCTCCCTTTGCCGGTGAAATCATGCGCCGCGGGATTGACCGAGGGGATCTGGTCCAGACGCCGTCCGCCACCATGCCCCCCTTACTCGTACTGGTCCGGACTGATCGCTTACGGGGCTTGATGATGGTCATGGCGGACCACGCAAACCACATTGAAGTTGGACAGCCTGTCGAGATTCACAACATCCGCGGACTCCCCGACCAATCGATAACTTGCCAAGTAAGTCGACTTGCGAGATCCCTCGCAGAAGGTGCTCAGATGATGCAAGTTGAAGTCGACCTTGATAATACTGCTGATCACAATGGCGATCGCCGCCTCAAACCTGGAGATTATGGCAAGGCGATCGTTTCCATCCCGGAGCATCAGTAG
- a CDS encoding YbfB/YjiJ family MFS transporter, whose amino-acid sequence MKKCHPVYATVAGFCLIAIGLSLCRFAYAPLIPSMIDHHWVTASGAGYLGGFNFLGYLIGCGAALFLPRRIGVTLLMRFSLVLAVVGQSMCVWDLGFAWLALARFLAGLAGASLVIHAPEVVLKHISERWKTVVNGVVFAGAGATIVFVCLLLPTFLAISVNAGWMFEAGLTLIAAVIAWPIARSTEPLAGEKQASLPKLERPTAFALLLIGIAYFLAAISITPHTLFLPDYLHNRFGTTAAVSSRLFSLVGLGSLVGALTSGVIARLLGTQLALMINYLLGAVGVLMVLVFANVTLITVSAFLIGFFLLCCVPLTSVRCREISGRIRASHDWGVLTLMFGVGLAVGSYGMSGLLSRGVSYYRLFVIAQVTSLASLLLSIWLLKGTHQQTTSDSLTEARQHEAAD is encoded by the coding sequence GTGAAAAAATGTCATCCGGTTTATGCCACTGTTGCGGGCTTTTGCTTAATTGCAATCGGCTTATCGTTGTGTCGCTTTGCCTACGCCCCCTTGATCCCATCGATGATCGATCATCATTGGGTAACAGCTTCTGGAGCCGGCTATTTAGGCGGGTTCAATTTTCTTGGCTACTTGATTGGGTGTGGGGCTGCCTTGTTCTTGCCAAGGCGGATCGGCGTCACCTTGTTGATGCGTTTTTCTCTTGTATTAGCCGTCGTTGGCCAATCGATGTGTGTCTGGGATCTAGGCTTTGCCTGGTTGGCGTTGGCGCGGTTCCTGGCCGGATTGGCGGGCGCCTCTTTGGTGATTCACGCGCCGGAGGTGGTGTTAAAACATATTTCAGAGCGTTGGAAGACGGTTGTAAACGGAGTAGTCTTTGCTGGAGCTGGGGCGACTATCGTTTTCGTATGTCTGTTATTGCCGACGTTTCTAGCGATTTCTGTCAACGCGGGGTGGATGTTTGAAGCCGGTTTAACGCTGATTGCAGCGGTGATCGCCTGGCCGATTGCTCGATCAACTGAGCCGCTGGCTGGGGAAAAACAAGCATCACTTCCCAAATTGGAACGGCCGACAGCGTTCGCCCTTTTGCTGATCGGAATAGCGTATTTTCTCGCTGCGATCAGTATCACGCCGCACACGCTATTCTTGCCTGACTATCTTCATAATCGATTTGGAACAACGGCCGCGGTCAGTAGCCGCTTGTTTAGTCTTGTCGGTTTGGGATCCCTTGTCGGAGCCCTAACCAGTGGAGTGATTGCTCGATTGTTAGGTACTCAATTGGCGCTGATGATCAATTATCTGCTGGGAGCGGTTGGCGTCTTGATGGTGCTTGTGTTTGCCAACGTGACTCTGATTACCGTGTCCGCGTTTCTGATTGGTTTTTTTCTTTTGTGCTGCGTTCCGCTAACATCGGTACGTTGTCGTGAGATTTCGGGCAGAATTCGAGCCTCTCACGATTGGGGAGTTCTTACGTTGATGTTCGGGGTGGGATTGGCAGTTGGAAGTTATGGAATGTCCGGATTGCTTTCACGAGGTGTGTCGTATTATCGGTTGTTTGTCATCGCACAGGTCACGTCGCTTGCTTCTCTCTTGCTTTCGATTTGGCTGTTGAAGGGCACACATCAACAGACAACCTCCGATTCGTTGACGGAGGCCAGACAGCATGAGGCAGCGGACTAA